In Brevibacillus brevis NBRC 100599, a single genomic region encodes these proteins:
- a CDS encoding metallophosphoesterase family protein, with translation MKRLLAISDIHGELEKLESLIEQVQYDPQNDQLILLGDYIDRGPESKGVVEKVKQLHAQGAIVLMGNHDHMMVKSFEQDPVFIERWFRNGAQKTLASYGHAAADTESGAPETLEVTASVNEHLEFLAGLDSYYETDDYIFVHGGVHPETPVAETDPYLLMWIRDEFHKGYQGEKTVVFGHTPTNYLHGKHDVFYGENKIIGIDGGAVYGGRLHCLELPSRKVYSVE, from the coding sequence ATGAAAAGATTGTTGGCAATCAGCGATATTCATGGGGAATTGGAGAAACTGGAATCGTTGATAGAGCAAGTTCAGTACGATCCACAAAACGATCAATTGATCCTGCTAGGTGATTATATAGACCGTGGACCAGAGTCGAAGGGGGTCGTCGAAAAGGTAAAACAACTCCATGCACAAGGGGCAATTGTGTTAATGGGCAACCATGATCATATGATGGTTAAATCATTCGAGCAAGACCCAGTCTTTATCGAACGATGGTTCCGAAACGGCGCACAAAAGACGTTGGCGAGCTATGGTCATGCCGCAGCAGATACGGAATCTGGTGCACCAGAGACCTTGGAAGTTACTGCTTCAGTCAATGAGCATCTGGAATTTTTGGCTGGCTTAGACAGCTATTATGAAACCGATGATTATATTTTTGTTCACGGGGGTGTCCATCCCGAGACTCCAGTTGCAGAGACTGACCCGTATCTCCTGATGTGGATACGTGATGAGTTCCATAAAGGCTACCAGGGTGAGAAGACCGTAGTTTTTGGTCACACGCCAACCAATTATTTGCACGGTAAACATGATGTGTTTTACGGAGAAAATAAAATCATAGGCATTGACGGTGGTGCCGTATATGGCGGCCGTCTGCATTGCTTGGAGCTTCCCAGCCGAAAGGTTTACTCGGTAGAGTAA
- a CDS encoding nitroreductase family protein encodes MEKVIDQKAFKDVIRERRSVRHYDPTAKISRDELKEMLKEATLAPSSSNLQPWRFLIIDEQPLKEKLLPIAFNQKQVVEAAAIIAVLADYEGYKQAGSIYKKAVEAGYMTEEVKATLIDNINKRYENRDRAIIKEIALVDGGLVSMQLMLVAKARGYDTVPMGGYNSEKFKEAFQIPDQYETVMLIAVGKAAEPGHPTTRLDVEEITFWNEMPNK; translated from the coding sequence ATGGAAAAAGTCATCGATCAAAAGGCTTTTAAGGACGTCATTCGGGAGCGTCGTTCCGTACGTCATTACGATCCAACAGCAAAAATCTCGCGGGATGAACTAAAAGAAATGCTGAAGGAAGCAACCTTGGCACCTTCCAGCTCTAACCTCCAACCATGGCGGTTTTTGATTATCGATGAACAGCCATTGAAAGAGAAGTTGCTCCCCATCGCATTTAACCAAAAGCAGGTGGTAGAGGCTGCGGCAATCATTGCAGTTCTAGCCGATTATGAGGGCTACAAGCAAGCCGGGAGCATTTACAAAAAAGCGGTAGAAGCAGGCTACATGACAGAGGAAGTAAAAGCTACACTCATCGACAACATCAACAAGCGTTATGAAAATCGGGATCGAGCAATCATCAAGGAAATTGCTTTGGTAGACGGAGGTCTCGTCTCGATGCAATTGATGCTCGTTGCCAAGGCAAGAGGGTATGACACGGTGCCAATGGGAGGCTATAACAGCGAGAAATTCAAGGAAGCTTTCCAAATCCCGGATCAATATGAAACGGTCATGCTGATTGCAGTTGGTAAAGCGGCAGAGCCTGGTCATCCGACTACTCGTCTGGACGTAGAAGAGATTACATTCTGGAATGAGATGCCGAATAAATAA
- the parC gene encoding DNA topoisomerase IV subunit A, whose amino-acid sequence MLSNQIINQSFAEIMGKRFGDYANLVILSRAIPDARDGLKPVQRRILYAMYQEGNTNDKPYRKSAKTVGYVMGTYHPHGDSAIYETMVRMAQWWKMRQVLIQGHGNFGSLDADPPAAMRYTESRLSALANELLRDIEKDTVTFIPNYDNSAQQPAVLPSRFPNLLVNGAAGIAVGFATDIPTHNLGEVIDAAVAQMKNPNISLDELMQHVKGPDFPTGGIVQGLSGIRKAFETGRGQFIIRGKTHVEEPKGGKIKKIVVSEIPYEVVKSKLVGQIDELVMERKIEGALAVRDETGRKEAEQKKVRIVVDIRKEADEQAILNYLYKNTDLQIYYNYNMNVIHEGTIRQMGLKALLGAYIDHQKEVVTNRCQYDLDRKQSREHIVEGLIRAKSILRQIVDTIMDSEDRADAKKNIMEKYGFTDNQADAILSIQLASLTRLDIVKLEKELATLAKEIEELKSILASEKKLIQVITGELNEIKKKYAEERLTEIQGEIEEIKIDIAMQINAEDCIVTLTNEGYIKRTSPRSFKSVGGTLETCGVKEGDRVRYFMETNTSHTALFFTQDGKYFATLVNAFPDDKWKDIGSALVNIIPLEKNQRIVGFTIVENFKQPLYVYHVSKNGLMKKTALSEYETNRSSALVAAKLKGGDDEFMNVFVADEAGAILGATKDGMGIRFQRSEVSATGRASSGVKAIALAPGDDVITMLPIEEVDSRAFSLLTAEGVVKRTAIGAIPLQARAGKGVQLIRKRKNNPHELVAMFLEETVYAWTSQNEWTLVETEQVIVNEQGGIGRQLIEGGVKAVAFETILPTDEPKDEATAKGSGDGSGTAGQQKTSNVQANLFDGDHRK is encoded by the coding sequence ATGCTGTCCAATCAAATTATTAATCAGAGCTTCGCGGAGATTATGGGAAAGCGCTTTGGGGACTATGCCAATCTGGTTATTCTCTCACGCGCGATCCCAGATGCTCGCGATGGACTAAAACCGGTACAGCGCCGTATTTTGTATGCCATGTACCAAGAAGGCAACACGAACGATAAACCATACCGGAAATCAGCGAAAACAGTCGGGTACGTGATGGGTACCTATCACCCGCACGGTGACTCGGCGATTTACGAAACGATGGTGCGGATGGCGCAATGGTGGAAAATGCGACAGGTGCTCATTCAAGGCCACGGAAACTTTGGTAGCTTGGATGCAGATCCGCCAGCCGCTATGCGTTATACCGAATCAAGACTGTCAGCATTGGCCAATGAGCTACTGCGTGATATTGAAAAGGATACGGTTACATTCATCCCGAACTACGACAACTCCGCTCAACAACCGGCAGTATTGCCTTCACGGTTTCCCAATCTTCTCGTGAATGGCGCTGCTGGGATCGCGGTTGGTTTTGCAACAGACATCCCTACTCACAATTTGGGTGAAGTCATCGATGCGGCTGTTGCCCAGATGAAGAACCCGAATATCTCGCTGGATGAGCTGATGCAGCACGTCAAAGGTCCAGATTTTCCAACTGGCGGTATTGTTCAAGGGCTGTCCGGAATTCGCAAGGCGTTTGAGACAGGCCGTGGCCAATTCATCATTCGCGGGAAGACCCATGTAGAGGAGCCAAAAGGCGGCAAGATCAAAAAAATCGTCGTTTCCGAAATCCCTTACGAAGTGGTCAAGTCGAAGCTCGTCGGCCAAATCGATGAGCTTGTGATGGAGCGCAAAATCGAGGGGGCACTGGCGGTTCGCGATGAAACGGGTCGCAAAGAGGCCGAGCAGAAAAAAGTACGCATCGTAGTGGATATTCGCAAAGAAGCGGATGAGCAGGCGATTCTCAACTACCTGTACAAAAATACCGATCTGCAAATCTATTACAATTACAACATGAACGTGATTCATGAGGGGACCATCCGTCAGATGGGACTCAAGGCTTTGTTGGGGGCGTACATCGACCACCAAAAAGAAGTCGTCACGAATCGCTGCCAATATGATCTGGATCGAAAGCAAAGCCGCGAGCATATCGTGGAAGGCTTGATTCGCGCCAAGTCCATTTTGCGTCAGATCGTCGATACGATTATGGATTCGGAAGACCGTGCAGATGCCAAGAAAAACATCATGGAGAAATACGGCTTCACCGACAACCAAGCCGATGCGATCTTGAGCATTCAGCTCGCTTCTTTGACACGCTTGGATATCGTCAAGCTGGAAAAAGAATTGGCTACATTAGCAAAAGAAATCGAGGAACTGAAATCGATTTTGGCAAGCGAGAAAAAGCTGATTCAAGTCATTACAGGCGAGCTGAACGAGATCAAGAAAAAATACGCAGAAGAGCGTCTAACAGAAATCCAGGGCGAGATCGAGGAAATCAAAATCGATATTGCCATGCAAATCAATGCAGAGGATTGTATCGTAACCCTGACGAACGAAGGATATATCAAGCGGACGAGCCCGCGCTCCTTCAAATCAGTGGGGGGAACGCTGGAGACATGTGGGGTAAAAGAAGGCGACCGTGTCCGTTATTTCATGGAGACGAATACGTCTCACACTGCTCTCTTCTTTACCCAGGATGGTAAATACTTTGCCACACTGGTTAACGCCTTCCCGGACGATAAGTGGAAGGATATCGGTTCGGCTCTCGTCAATATCATCCCGTTGGAAAAGAATCAGCGGATCGTTGGCTTTACGATCGTAGAAAACTTCAAACAACCGCTGTATGTATACCATGTAAGTAAAAATGGTTTGATGAAAAAGACGGCGTTGTCCGAATACGAAACCAATCGTTCGAGTGCGTTGGTAGCTGCAAAGCTAAAAGGCGGCGATGACGAGTTTATGAATGTATTCGTGGCGGACGAAGCTGGAGCAATACTCGGTGCGACGAAAGATGGCATGGGCATCCGATTCCAGCGCAGCGAAGTCAGCGCAACGGGTAGAGCGTCGAGCGGGGTAAAAGCGATCGCACTTGCTCCTGGCGATGATGTCATCACGATGCTTCCGATTGAGGAAGTCGATTCGCGTGCCTTTAGCTTGTTGACGGCTGAAGGGGTTGTAAAACGCACAGCCATTGGTGCAATCCCACTTCAGGCTCGCGCAGGCAAAGGGGTACAGTTGATTCGTAAACGAAAAAATAACCCGCATGAGCTTGTTGCGATGTTCCTCGAGGAAACGGTTTATGCCTGGACGTCGCAGAACGAATGGACCCTTGTTGAGACAGAGCAAGTGATCGTCAACGAGCAAGGTGGTATTGGCCGACAACTGATCGAGGGTGGGGTAAAAGCAGTTGCTTTTGAAACCATTTTGCCGACAGATGAACCGAAGGACGAAGCGACGGCAAAAGGCTCAGGAGACGGATCTGGCACAGCAGGGCAACAGAAAACGTCGAATGTCCAGGCTAATTTGTTCGATGGAGATCATCGTAAATAA
- a CDS encoding DNA gyrase/topoisomerase IV subunit B codes for MKETETQQTLTYTEEDIQVLEGLIAVRKRPGMYIGSTGSRGLHHLLWEIVDNAKDEALAGVNDSIIVTLYKDGSVSVEDHGRGIPTGMHKTGRPVPEVIFTTLHAGGKFGGGGYKKSGGLHGVGSSVVVALSKWLEVEIHREGKIHKQRFEYVVDANGTEHVGKPVTGLEITGNTKRTGTTVRFLPDDAVFGNARFDYETIRDRFRETAFLLKKLRMVLIDERGPEKKREEFYFEDGLKSYVSYLNEGKNSLHPIVYFEGEKDNIYVELAFQYNDGYAETLVSYVNSIVTTDGGTHVTGFRNGTTRIFNEFARKKGYLKEKDPNLTGNDLREGFLGVLSLQMADVQFESQTKDKLGNEEARAIVEQIVSEKLGFFLEENPEIGKLLIDKAVRSAEIREELRKQREALRGDKKGKTAKKRKSISEKFTPPQYRDSKRNELFLVEGDSAGGSAKQARNSEFQALFSLRGKPLNTEKAKLSEVLANEEFRTILEVLETDIGEEFSIENCAFDKVIIMSDADVDGSHIQTLLLTFFFRYMRPMIAAGHLYIAQPPLYQVKKQSKGKQTEAIYCWSDYELEQALKKVGRGAEVQRYKGLGEMNADQLWETTMDPETRKLIKVELEDLAHCEKLVTVLMGDKVPPRREWIENHVTFEVGEDE; via the coding sequence TTGAAGGAAACAGAAACACAGCAAACATTAACGTATACGGAAGAAGATATTCAGGTCTTAGAAGGCTTGATTGCTGTTCGAAAGCGGCCTGGAATGTACATAGGCTCCACGGGCTCGCGTGGCCTGCATCATCTGCTGTGGGAAATTGTAGATAACGCCAAAGACGAGGCGCTTGCAGGCGTTAATGATAGCATCATCGTCACTTTGTACAAGGATGGCAGTGTCAGCGTAGAGGACCATGGACGCGGAATTCCAACGGGTATGCACAAGACTGGCCGACCTGTACCGGAAGTTATTTTTACGACGCTCCATGCCGGTGGGAAATTCGGCGGTGGCGGATATAAAAAAAGTGGTGGCTTGCACGGGGTAGGCTCCAGTGTCGTTGTGGCTTTGTCCAAATGGCTTGAGGTCGAAATCCACCGCGAAGGCAAAATTCATAAGCAGCGCTTTGAATATGTTGTGGATGCAAATGGAACGGAGCATGTCGGTAAACCGGTTACCGGCCTTGAAATCACGGGGAACACCAAACGCACTGGAACAACGGTACGTTTTCTGCCGGATGATGCGGTGTTTGGCAATGCTCGATTTGACTATGAGACGATTCGTGATCGTTTTCGTGAGACGGCATTCCTTCTGAAAAAGCTGCGCATGGTTCTGATTGACGAACGTGGACCTGAAAAGAAACGGGAAGAGTTTTACTTCGAAGATGGCTTGAAATCATACGTTTCTTACTTGAACGAAGGAAAAAATTCACTCCATCCGATCGTTTACTTCGAAGGAGAAAAGGACAATATCTATGTGGAGCTGGCTTTTCAGTACAATGACGGCTATGCAGAGACATTGGTGTCCTATGTCAACTCGATTGTAACAACGGATGGCGGAACACATGTCACAGGCTTCCGTAACGGTACGACCCGGATTTTTAACGAATTTGCCCGGAAAAAAGGGTACTTGAAAGAAAAGGACCCGAACTTGACTGGAAACGATTTGCGGGAAGGTTTCCTCGGTGTATTGTCATTGCAAATGGCTGACGTCCAGTTTGAGTCCCAAACAAAAGACAAGCTGGGGAACGAAGAAGCACGGGCAATCGTAGAACAGATTGTTTCCGAAAAGCTAGGCTTCTTCCTCGAGGAAAATCCGGAAATAGGCAAGCTGCTGATTGACAAGGCAGTGCGTTCTGCTGAAATTCGCGAAGAGCTACGCAAACAACGCGAAGCCCTGCGCGGCGACAAGAAAGGCAAAACCGCGAAAAAGCGCAAATCGATTTCGGAAAAGTTCACTCCGCCGCAATACAGAGACTCCAAACGCAATGAGCTCTTCCTCGTCGAGGGGGATTCCGCAGGTGGCTCTGCAAAGCAGGCGCGTAATTCAGAGTTCCAAGCTTTGTTCAGCCTGCGTGGGAAGCCGTTGAACACGGAAAAAGCAAAGCTATCCGAGGTATTGGCGAATGAAGAGTTCCGTACGATCCTCGAGGTGCTTGAAACCGATATTGGCGAAGAGTTTTCCATCGAAAACTGTGCATTTGATAAAGTCATCATCATGTCTGACGCGGACGTTGACGGCTCGCACATTCAAACGCTGCTCTTGACCTTCTTCTTCCGCTACATGCGCCCGATGATTGCAGCTGGTCACTTGTATATTGCGCAACCGCCTTTGTATCAGGTGAAAAAGCAAAGCAAGGGTAAGCAGACTGAGGCGATCTACTGTTGGAGTGATTACGAGCTGGAACAGGCGTTGAAAAAGGTTGGACGCGGTGCTGAAGTGCAGCGCTACAAAGGATTGGGTGAGATGAACGCCGATCAGCTCTGGGAAACAACCATGGACCCTGAGACGCGCAAGCTCATTAAGGTTGAACTGGAAGACCTCGCTCACTGTGAGAAGCTGGTAACCGTTTTGATGGGTGATAAAGTCCCACCACGGCGTGAGTGGATTGAGAACCACGTCACCTTTGAAGTGGGGGAGGATGAGTAA
- a CDS encoding general stress protein: MISATKPFVKFHKYDAELASDVHALNSAGYNSDDIWVLKWNPDKNHSNQRNNFYKYSTHFESAVGHIDSMAHFFDNGGKELRTRLEKLGLTKDECSALVRELQDTDYTCLLVVRDLKDNIIKMND, translated from the coding sequence TTGATCAGTGCTACCAAGCCGTTTGTCAAATTCCATAAGTATGATGCTGAGCTAGCTTCTGACGTTCATGCACTAAATTCTGCCGGATACAATAGTGATGATATCTGGGTTTTGAAATGGAATCCTGATAAAAATCACTCCAATCAACGAAACAATTTTTATAAATACAGCACCCATTTTGAAAGTGCCGTCGGTCACATTGACAGCATGGCGCATTTCTTTGACAATGGCGGTAAAGAACTCCGTACCCGTCTCGAAAAGCTAGGTCTTACGAAAGACGAATGCTCGGCATTGGTTCGGGAACTGCAAGATACCGACTATACATGCCTTCTCGTTGTACGAGACCTTAAGGATAACATTATTAAAATGAATGACTGA
- a CDS encoding DUF1292 domain-containing protein: MTEENKDLELGDIITLDDENGEPLGDFEVLAMFDLNGKEYIALAEAVEDEESEEDEEVDIFVFQVDGGEMVPLEEDEESTVYAKLNEVLEGIELIKEDK; this comes from the coding sequence TTGACAGAAGAGAACAAAGACCTCGAGTTGGGCGATATCATTACATTGGACGATGAAAATGGTGAACCGTTGGGGGATTTCGAAGTATTGGCTATGTTCGACCTGAACGGTAAAGAATATATTGCCTTGGCTGAAGCTGTGGAAGATGAAGAAAGCGAAGAAGATGAAGAAGTAGATATCTTCGTATTCCAAGTGGACGGCGGCGAAATGGTACCTTTGGAAGAGGACGAGGAGAGCACTGTTTACGCGAAGCTGAACGAAGTGCTGGAAGGCATCGAACTGATTAAAGAAGACAAGTAA